The following are encoded together in the Daucus carota subsp. sativus chromosome 5, DH1 v3.0, whole genome shotgun sequence genome:
- the LOC108223404 gene encoding ABSCISIC ACID-INSENSITIVE 5-like protein 5 isoform X1 — MNMNYNKNFENEPPGDGGGRLQGSLSLARQTSIYSLTFDELQSTIGGSAKDFGSMNMDELLKSIWSAEETQTHNVGTSSGVQEGVPAPGGYLQRQGSLTLPRTLSQKTVDEVWRGFSKDYGGGLRDGTSVPGGSNMPQAQRQPTLGEITLEEFLVKAGVVREDVQPMEKPSTNNMFGNFLQSGNNSSFGIGFQQNGQNLGMMGNRTPGTTNQIAFQSPNLPLNVNGGRSGQQQLPTLQPQLQQRPQPQQQQQQQQQQQQQQQQQQQQLFPKQNTLAYATPIMPIQSNGQLGSPRIRGGIMGISDNGTNGNLVQTSGLQGGGGLGMVGLGAGAVTVAMGSPAVSSDGIGKSNGDTSSVSPIPYLFNGGLRGRKSSAVEKVVERRQRRMIKNRESAARSRARKQAYTMELEAEIAKLKEENEELRQKQEKLEKQKNQQQDLEVDHQQGPKRRCLRRTQTGPW, encoded by the exons ATGAATATGAATTATAACAAGAACTTTGAGAATGAGCCGCCAGGGGATGGTGGGGGGAGACTACAGGGGAGTCTGTCGCTTGCGCGTCAGACTTCGATATATTCATTGACATTTGATGAGCTACAAAGTACTATAGGTGGTAGTGCTAAAGATTTTGGTTCTATGAATATGGATGAGTTGCTTAAGAGTATTTGGAGTGCTGAGGAAACGCAGACTCATAACGTGGGGACTAGTAGCGGCGTGCAAGAAGGTGTTCCTGCTCCTGGTGGGTATCTGCAGAGACAGGGTTCGTTAACTTTGCCTAGGACGTTAAGCCAGAAGACGGTGGATGAGGTATGGAGAGGTTTTTCGAAGGATTATGGTGGGGGATTGAGGGATGGTACTAGTGTTCCTGGAGGGTCAAATATGCCTCAGGCTCAGAGACAACCAACTTTGGGAGAGATCACACTTGAGGAGTTCTTGGTAAAAGCTGGGGTCGTAAGGGAAGATGTTCAACCGATGGAAAAACCTAGTACCAACAatatgtttggtaattttttgcaATCGGGGAACAATTCTAGTTTTGGAATTGGATTTCAGCAAAATGGTCAGAATTTGGGGATGATGGGAAATAGGACACCTGGTACTACCAATCAGATAGCCTTTCAATCTCCGAATTTACCACTGAATGTTAACGGGGGTAGATCTGGTCAGCAGCAGTTGCCTACATTGCAGCCACAACTACAACAGAGACCGCAGccgcagcagcagcagcagcaacaacaacaacagcagcagcagcagcaacaacaacagcagcagttATTTCCAAAGCAAAATACTCTAGCTTATGCCACTCCCATCATGCCTATACAAAGCAATGGTCAGTTGGGTAGCCCAAGAATTAGGGGTGGAATTATGGGGATATCTGATAATGGGACAAATGGTAATCTGGTTCAAACTTCTGGGCTACAAGGTGGCGGCGGACTTGGGATGGTTGGTTTAGGTGCTGGAGCAGTTACTGTTGCAATGGGATCCCCGGCAGTTTCTTCTGATGGGATTGGGAAGAGTAACGGGGATACATCTTCTGTGTCACCAATTCCATACCTCTTTAATGGCGGTTTAAGAGGAAGAAAAAGTAGTGCTGTAGAAAAGGTTGTTGAGAGGAGGCAGAGGAGAATGATAAAAAACAGAGAATCTGCTGCAAGATCAAGAGCTCGTAAGCAG GCCTATACAATGGAACTGGAAGCTGAAATTGCAAAGCTAAAAGAGGAAAACGAAGAATTGCGGCAGAAACAG GAAAAGTTGGAAAAGCAGAAGAATCAG CAACAGGATCTGGAGGTGGACCACCAGCAAGGACCTAAAAGACGCTGTTTGAGAAGGACACAGACTGGCCCATGGTGA
- the LOC108223404 gene encoding ABSCISIC ACID-INSENSITIVE 5-like protein 5 isoform X2, translating into MNMNYNKNFENEPPGDGGGRLQGSLSLARQTSIYSLTFDELQSTIGGSAKDFGSMNMDELLKSIWSAEETQTHNVGTSSGVQEGVPAPGGYLQRQGSLTLPRTLSQKTVDEVWRGFSKDYGGGLRDGTSVPGGSNMPQAQRQPTLGEITLEEFLVKAGVVREDVQPMEKPSTNNMFGNFLQSGNNSSFGIGFQQNGQNLGMMGNRTPGTTNQIAFQSPNLPLNVNGGRSGQQQLPTLQPQLQQRPQPQQQQQQQQQQQQQQQQQQQQLFPKQNTLAYATPIMPIQSNGQLGSPRIRGGIMGISDNGTNGNLVQTSGLQGGGGLGMVGLGAGAVTVAMGSPAVSSDGIGKSNGDTSSVSPIPYLFNGGLRGRKSSAVEKVVERRQRRMIKNRESAARSRARKQAYTMELEAEIAKLKEENEELRQKQEKLEKQKNQDLEVDHQQGPKRRCLRRTQTGPW; encoded by the exons ATGAATATGAATTATAACAAGAACTTTGAGAATGAGCCGCCAGGGGATGGTGGGGGGAGACTACAGGGGAGTCTGTCGCTTGCGCGTCAGACTTCGATATATTCATTGACATTTGATGAGCTACAAAGTACTATAGGTGGTAGTGCTAAAGATTTTGGTTCTATGAATATGGATGAGTTGCTTAAGAGTATTTGGAGTGCTGAGGAAACGCAGACTCATAACGTGGGGACTAGTAGCGGCGTGCAAGAAGGTGTTCCTGCTCCTGGTGGGTATCTGCAGAGACAGGGTTCGTTAACTTTGCCTAGGACGTTAAGCCAGAAGACGGTGGATGAGGTATGGAGAGGTTTTTCGAAGGATTATGGTGGGGGATTGAGGGATGGTACTAGTGTTCCTGGAGGGTCAAATATGCCTCAGGCTCAGAGACAACCAACTTTGGGAGAGATCACACTTGAGGAGTTCTTGGTAAAAGCTGGGGTCGTAAGGGAAGATGTTCAACCGATGGAAAAACCTAGTACCAACAatatgtttggtaattttttgcaATCGGGGAACAATTCTAGTTTTGGAATTGGATTTCAGCAAAATGGTCAGAATTTGGGGATGATGGGAAATAGGACACCTGGTACTACCAATCAGATAGCCTTTCAATCTCCGAATTTACCACTGAATGTTAACGGGGGTAGATCTGGTCAGCAGCAGTTGCCTACATTGCAGCCACAACTACAACAGAGACCGCAGccgcagcagcagcagcagcaacaacaacaacagcagcagcagcagcaacaacaacagcagcagttATTTCCAAAGCAAAATACTCTAGCTTATGCCACTCCCATCATGCCTATACAAAGCAATGGTCAGTTGGGTAGCCCAAGAATTAGGGGTGGAATTATGGGGATATCTGATAATGGGACAAATGGTAATCTGGTTCAAACTTCTGGGCTACAAGGTGGCGGCGGACTTGGGATGGTTGGTTTAGGTGCTGGAGCAGTTACTGTTGCAATGGGATCCCCGGCAGTTTCTTCTGATGGGATTGGGAAGAGTAACGGGGATACATCTTCTGTGTCACCAATTCCATACCTCTTTAATGGCGGTTTAAGAGGAAGAAAAAGTAGTGCTGTAGAAAAGGTTGTTGAGAGGAGGCAGAGGAGAATGATAAAAAACAGAGAATCTGCTGCAAGATCAAGAGCTCGTAAGCAG GCCTATACAATGGAACTGGAAGCTGAAATTGCAAAGCTAAAAGAGGAAAACGAAGAATTGCGGCAGAAACAG GAAAAGTTGGAAAAGCAGAAGAATCAG GATCTGGAGGTGGACCACCAGCAAGGACCTAAAAGACGCTGTTTGAGAAGGACACAGACTGGCCCATGGTGA